The Arachis duranensis voucher Yi14725-KUN plastid, complete genome genome segment TTATTAAATTTGAAATTCAAAAGTTAAAAAAAAAACAGAATTTTTGATTGCATCAGAAACGACATCTTTTGAATTTGGTATGGATAAAAGATCTTCCTATGTTATACTATTCCATTCTCGACGATGAATCGATTTGATAGCTTAGCTTAGATATTGTTATTCATGATATTATATTGGTTCTATTTGATATCATCGAGATGTGATTTAGACCATTGAATTTGCTGACGAAAGATTTACCATCTCTATGGGATTAGATCCCGAGTTATTTATTGGAAATAAAAGAAAAAAAGCATAGAGATTATGGAAGTAAATATTCTGGCATTTATTGCTACTGCACTGTTCATTCTAGTTCCCACTGCCTTTTTACTTATAATTTATGTAAAGACGGTAAGTCAAAGTGACTAATTTGACTTAAAACATGATTTCATTTCTTAATTCATGTCAATACAGTGAATGAAAAAAAAAGATTCTATTTTTTCTTAAGATTTAATAAATGAAATAATCGGACTAGAACCAACAGAATTCTATAAAATCTGGATAGATAATATGGTAGAAAGAAATCAAATTGATTTCTTTCTACCATATTATCTATATTATCTATTCTATAATTGTAGTGCAAAAAGTTTTACTCTATAATATAATATGGATCAATCTACAATATGTATCTAAATATTCAGATCGACCTTCTTATATATAGACTTATATATATCGAATTTCAATTCCATTACATCATTATATCTAATGTACATAGTAGCTCCAATTTATTCTTTATTTCATCCATTTTTTGTATTGGTTCCACTAAAATATGTAATAATCCAAAAGCAACTGTTATTTTTGCTATTCAAATTTATGGTTTCTGATTCTTAATATCAATCCCGGTATCATATAAAAAAATTGAGTAATACTTTTAGCATTTCCAAGAAGTAATTGATTAAATAGTTCGAATAGTTGTAATAGTTAACAAATGATCGGTAGTTTCTACGAGAAGCTTTTTCCGTATTTTTAAAAGATTGGTAGTCAACCCCAATCTTTTTTACATTTTAACCATGATTGCAAATAAATGAGTTCAATAAAGAACTTAGAAATCCTACTTTGAAAAAAGGGGAAAAAAGGGAAAAGGGGTGTTAAAGGGGGTTCCGCGGTTACTCATTTTCGATATATAACTTTGGTAAGAGCCAGTTCATCTAAATAGAAATCTTAGGAAGAATTAGGTTGGAA includes the following:
- the psbM gene encoding photosystem II protein M codes for the protein MEVNILAFIATALFILVPTAFLLIIYVKTVSQSD